A stretch of the Natrinema pellirubrum DSM 15624 genome encodes the following:
- a CDS encoding WD40/YVTN/BNR-like repeat-containing protein, with product MTILVGTRDGVYRTAAVPVEDANQVLDSGDTPRICTFPAVDGVFAASESGLYRSVDDGQTWENLGIPREEVYSVVASADGERLYAGTHPAHLYVSTDDGDSWAELEGFQDLPSRDQWHTPRHRNEAHIRSLGVHPETPDRVVAGVEVGGVHISDDSGATWTERREGVHDDVHHVLILGPDEYVASTGDGLYRTRDTGQSWTRLDTDLDHRYFREAFALDGRLYAAAARSSPGTWSGKNGADGILVESTDSGESLEAVSYPGEPEEVVLAWTAIDGTVLAGTNDGRLINRDANGMWTDAGQVPAGIRSLAVY from the coding sequence ATGACAATTCTCGTCGGCACTCGAGACGGTGTCTACCGCACAGCAGCAGTCCCCGTCGAGGACGCCAACCAGGTTCTCGACAGCGGTGACACCCCCCGTATCTGCACGTTCCCCGCCGTGGACGGTGTGTTCGCCGCGTCGGAGTCAGGACTGTACCGCTCCGTGGACGACGGCCAGACGTGGGAAAATCTAGGTATTCCACGTGAGGAAGTCTACTCGGTCGTCGCGAGTGCAGATGGTGAGCGCCTCTATGCGGGAACTCACCCGGCGCATCTCTACGTGTCGACCGATGACGGCGATTCGTGGGCCGAACTCGAGGGCTTTCAGGACCTTCCGTCCCGTGACCAGTGGCATACGCCGCGCCACCGCAACGAGGCCCACATCCGGAGTCTCGGTGTGCATCCCGAGACACCCGACCGCGTGGTCGCCGGTGTCGAGGTCGGCGGCGTCCACATCAGCGACGACAGCGGAGCAACCTGGACCGAGCGTCGCGAAGGCGTCCACGACGACGTCCATCACGTTCTCATCCTGGGCCCCGACGAGTACGTCGCGTCGACCGGTGATGGCCTCTACCGAACACGCGACACAGGTCAGTCCTGGACGCGCCTCGATACGGACCTCGATCATCGGTACTTCCGCGAGGCTTTCGCACTCGATGGCCGGCTCTACGCAGCGGCAGCACGAAGCTCGCCAGGGACGTGGAGCGGGAAGAACGGTGCGGACGGGATACTGGTCGAGTCGACGGACTCCGGCGAGTCGTTAGAGGCGGTCTCGTATCCGGGTGAACCGGAGGAAGTTGTCCTCGCGTGGACGGCTATCGACGGGACTGTACTCGCAGGGACGAACGACGGCAGACTCATCAACCGCGATGCCAATGGGATGTGGACCGATGCGGGACAAGTGCCAGCGGGGATTCGGTCGTTGGCAGTCTACTAA
- a CDS encoding DNA-binding protein yields the protein MSDLIVKAAVKDALSDHNVSADFYDALNEEVAELLDDAAERAEANDRKTVQPRDL from the coding sequence ATGTCTGACCTCATCGTCAAAGCAGCCGTGAAGGACGCACTCTCGGACCACAACGTCTCGGCAGATTTCTACGACGCCCTCAACGAAGAGGTCGCCGAACTGCTCGACGACGCCGCAGAGCGTGCTGAGGCCAACGACCGGAAGACGGTCCAGCCCCGCGACCTGTAG
- a CDS encoding PadR family transcriptional regulator, translated as MHDLTGFQRDILYVTTGLEEPHGLAIKDELDDYYEQEINHGRLYPNLDDLVNKGLLEKGELDKRTNVYTVTQRGLREIEARREWESQYLEDVNAPTPS; from the coding sequence ATGCACGATCTAACTGGGTTCCAGCGGGATATCTTGTACGTAACCACCGGGCTCGAGGAACCACATGGGCTCGCAATCAAGGACGAACTCGACGACTACTACGAGCAGGAGATCAATCATGGCCGCCTCTATCCGAATCTCGACGATCTCGTCAATAAAGGACTGCTGGAGAAGGGTGAACTCGACAAGCGGACGAACGTGTATACGGTCACGCAACGGGGATTACGGGAAATCGAGGCGCGACGTGAGTGGGAAAGTCAGTATTTAGAAGATGTGAACGCACCCACTCCGTCGTAG
- a CDS encoding copper-translocating P-type ATPase — MDDHKDTTENSPGGEDQPDTTSHQHEHGEHDEAVAESDEEGVEQELLEEEAHPAAAGEMASHEQHEHAGHEGDGHGHGSHEGHGEGHGGMHEGHEQMFRRRFFVSTLLSIPVLLYSEMLQEWLGFSVPVFPGSEWINPVFAVIVFAYGGVPFLQMALPELKDRSPGMMTLISMAITVAFVYSLASVIFPTQSAFFWELVTLIDIMLLGHWIEMRSVRRASSALDELAKLMPDTAERITDDGETEEVPVSELSEGDLVLVRPGASVPADGTVEEGDSDVNESMITGESKPVSKEPGDEVIGGTINGDGSLRVRVGATGEETTLAGIMRLVEEAQQSKSKTQVLADRAAGWLFYVALGAAVVTAIAWTVAVSFDATVIERVVTVLVIACPHALGLAIPLVVAINTSLAARNGMLVRDRIAMEDARNLDAIIFDKTGTLTEGEHGVVDMATVDGVDEDDALGLAAAVESDSEHMIARAIREAADERDVTTPDATAFEAIKGKGVRANVDGNEVYVGGPNLLAQLDSEIPDHLQHFADEAGQNAQTVVYLVRDGELIAAFAMADVIREESFRVVDALHDLGIEVAMLTGDSQDVANAVADELGIDTVFAEVLPQDKDEKVQELQDQGKLVGMVGDGVNDAPALTRADVGIAIGSGTDVAVQSADVILVQNNPMDVVRLVKLSKASYRKMQENIVWAAGYNVFAIPLAAGVLAPIGILLSPAVGALLMSLSTVIVAINAQLLRRVDLSIPELPSGTPATDAQPAD, encoded by the coding sequence ATGGACGACCACAAAGATACAACTGAGAATTCCCCGGGAGGAGAGGACCAGCCGGACACCACCAGTCACCAGCACGAACACGGTGAGCACGATGAAGCGGTCGCGGAATCTGACGAGGAAGGGGTAGAACAGGAGCTACTAGAGGAGGAAGCTCACCCTGCTGCGGCAGGTGAGATGGCGTCCCACGAGCAGCACGAACACGCCGGACACGAGGGCGACGGGCACGGCCACGGTTCCCACGAGGGACACGGTGAGGGCCATGGCGGGATGCACGAGGGCCACGAGCAGATGTTCCGGCGGCGTTTCTTCGTTTCGACGCTCCTGTCGATTCCCGTTCTCCTGTACAGCGAAATGCTACAGGAGTGGCTCGGCTTCTCCGTCCCTGTATTCCCGGGCAGCGAGTGGATCAACCCCGTCTTCGCGGTCATCGTCTTCGCGTACGGTGGCGTTCCATTCCTCCAGATGGCACTCCCGGAGCTGAAAGACCGGTCGCCGGGGATGATGACGTTGATCTCGATGGCGATCACCGTCGCGTTTGTCTACAGCCTCGCGAGCGTGATTTTCCCCACACAGTCGGCGTTCTTCTGGGAGCTCGTCACGCTGATCGACATCATGCTGCTGGGCCACTGGATCGAGATGCGGTCGGTCCGGCGGGCCTCCAGCGCGCTCGACGAACTGGCGAAACTGATGCCAGACACCGCCGAGCGTATCACCGACGACGGGGAGACCGAAGAAGTTCCCGTCAGTGAGCTCTCGGAAGGCGATCTCGTGCTCGTCCGGCCGGGCGCGAGTGTCCCTGCTGACGGCACCGTCGAGGAGGGTGACTCCGACGTCAACGAGTCGATGATCACCGGCGAGTCCAAGCCCGTCTCGAAAGAGCCTGGCGACGAGGTCATCGGCGGCACCATCAACGGCGACGGGAGTCTCCGTGTTCGCGTCGGTGCGACGGGCGAGGAGACAACACTCGCGGGCATCATGCGCCTCGTCGAGGAAGCTCAACAGAGCAAGTCCAAGACGCAAGTGTTGGCCGACCGGGCGGCCGGCTGGCTGTTCTACGTCGCGCTCGGGGCGGCAGTCGTGACCGCGATTGCGTGGACGGTCGCAGTCTCGTTCGACGCGACGGTCATCGAGCGAGTCGTGACGGTGCTCGTCATCGCCTGCCCACACGCCCTCGGGCTCGCCATCCCGCTGGTCGTCGCGATCAACACCTCACTTGCAGCGCGCAACGGGATGCTCGTCCGCGACCGAATTGCGATGGAGGACGCGCGGAACTTGGATGCCATCATCTTCGACAAGACAGGGACGCTTACTGAGGGTGAACACGGCGTCGTGGATATGGCGACCGTCGACGGCGTTGACGAGGACGACGCGCTCGGGCTGGCGGCAGCCGTCGAGAGTGACTCCGAACACATGATCGCCCGAGCGATCCGTGAGGCCGCCGACGAGCGAGATGTAACTACTCCTGACGCGACAGCCTTCGAGGCGATTAAAGGCAAGGGTGTCCGGGCGAATGTCGACGGAAACGAGGTGTACGTCGGTGGCCCGAACCTGTTGGCCCAACTCGATAGCGAAATTCCCGACCATCTCCAGCACTTCGCTGACGAGGCCGGTCAGAACGCCCAGACTGTGGTGTATCTCGTTCGTGACGGAGAGCTGATCGCCGCCTTCGCGATGGCCGACGTGATCCGCGAGGAGAGTTTCCGCGTCGTCGACGCCCTCCACGATCTGGGCATCGAGGTGGCGATGCTGACTGGGGACTCCCAGGACGTCGCCAACGCTGTCGCCGACGAACTGGGCATCGACACGGTGTTCGCGGAGGTCCTACCCCAAGACAAGGACGAGAAAGTCCAGGAACTCCAGGACCAGGGCAAACTCGTGGGGATGGTCGGCGACGGCGTCAACGACGCGCCGGCGCTGACGCGAGCCGACGTCGGCATTGCGATCGGGAGTGGCACCGACGTCGCGGTCCAGTCGGCCGACGTTATTCTCGTGCAGAACAACCCGATGGACGTCGTTCGGCTGGTGAAGCTCAGTAAGGCGAGCTACCGGAAGATGCAGGAGAACATCGTCTGGGCCGCCGGCTACAACGTCTTCGCGATTCCGCTCGCAGCAGGCGTGTTGGCACCGATTGGGATTCTGCTGTCCCCCGCTGTGGGTGCACTTCTGATGTCGTTGAGTACAGTAATCGTCGCGATCAACGCTCAGCTGCTCCGCCGCGTGGACCTGTCCATCCCCGAGCTTCCAAGCGGGACACCAGCGACTGACGCACAACCTGCAGACTGA
- a CDS encoding heavy-metal-associated domain-containing protein: MTTTITVEGMSCGHCEQTVEEALEEVTGVTSVTVDRESEQASVDGEAEVTALVAAVEDAGYTAHA; the protein is encoded by the coding sequence ATGACGACGACCATCACCGTGGAAGGAATGTCGTGCGGTCACTGTGAGCAGACGGTCGAAGAGGCCCTTGAAGAGGTCACTGGCGTAACTTCCGTGACCGTCGACAGGGAGAGTGAACAGGCAAGTGTCGACGGTGAGGCAGAGGTCACGGCCCTCGTGGCGGCCGTCGAAGACGCGGGATACACCGCTCACGCCTGA
- a CDS encoding DUF7521 family protein gives MEHTLFVIGKLFTTALALVIAYQAYRGYQRHHTQLLLYVAAGFALVGLGGLLEGVLFELLQVSIFEAGFVAALVTAAGMLSILYALYAPNP, from the coding sequence ATGGAACACACGTTATTCGTCATCGGCAAGCTGTTCACGACCGCCCTGGCGCTGGTGATCGCCTACCAGGCCTATCGCGGATACCAACGGCATCACACGCAGTTACTCCTGTACGTCGCCGCCGGCTTCGCATTGGTCGGGCTTGGCGGCCTCCTTGAAGGCGTCCTCTTCGAACTCCTCCAAGTGTCGATTTTCGAAGCGGGATTCGTCGCAGCACTCGTCACCGCCGCCGGGATGCTGTCGATCCTCTACGCCCTGTATGCCCCGAACCCCTGA
- a CDS encoding ArsR/SmtB family transcription factor, producing the protein MTEEADPSEVFATLDDEYARDILVATKTDRLSAKELSEECDMSRPTVSRRVTRLVEQGLLEEYTHVDPGGRHYSEYEARLERVEVLLQAEGFDVQIDVRPDPADRITSIFEEMRGD; encoded by the coding sequence GTGACTGAGGAGGCCGACCCGTCGGAGGTCTTCGCGACACTCGACGACGAGTACGCCCGCGACATCCTCGTGGCGACGAAGACCGACCGCCTGTCTGCGAAGGAGCTCAGCGAGGAATGCGACATGTCACGCCCAACCGTCTCGCGGCGTGTCACCCGCCTCGTCGAGCAGGGCCTCCTCGAGGAGTACACGCACGTCGACCCCGGCGGACGGCACTACAGCGAGTACGAGGCGCGACTCGAGCGTGTCGAAGTACTCCTCCAAGCAGAGGGCTTCGACGTGCAGATCGATGTTCGGCCGGACCCCGCCGACCGGATTACGTCCATCTTCGAGGAAATGCGGGGAGACTGA
- a CDS encoding DoxX family protein: MSTFDSGMNQLESRVGGLTVGGKVHSLSAWFVLALRLMMGYAFAYSGFTKITGEFAAGGYLSNVAATNGNPLAGLFAWMGSTPWFVEFANVAVPWGELFIGLGLLVGAFVRLAAFFGALMMLMFYFGNWEVAHGVINGDFAYMLVFLAVAAFAAGRILGLDQYIENYDVGGETLVERYPALEYILG; this comes from the coding sequence ATGTCCACATTCGACTCCGGCATGAACCAGCTCGAGAGCAGAGTCGGGGGTCTGACCGTCGGCGGGAAAGTCCACAGCCTCAGCGCGTGGTTCGTGCTGGCGCTCCGCCTTATGATGGGCTACGCGTTTGCGTACTCCGGGTTCACGAAGATCACCGGCGAATTCGCTGCGGGCGGCTACCTGTCGAACGTCGCCGCGACGAACGGCAACCCGCTCGCGGGCCTGTTCGCGTGGATGGGTTCGACGCCGTGGTTCGTCGAGTTCGCGAACGTCGCCGTCCCGTGGGGCGAGCTGTTCATCGGCCTCGGCCTGCTCGTCGGCGCGTTCGTCCGCCTCGCGGCGTTCTTCGGCGCGCTGATGATGCTCATGTTCTACTTCGGCAACTGGGAGGTCGCCCACGGCGTCATCAACGGGGACTTCGCGTACATGCTCGTGTTCCTCGCGGTTGCCGCGTTCGCCGCGGGCCGCATCCTGGGCCTCGACCAGTACATCGAGAACTACGACGTCGGTGGCGAGACGCTCGTCGAGCGCTACCCCGCCCTCGAATACATCCTCGGCTAA
- a CDS encoding SHOCT domain-containing protein produces MQDPIQARGIRSLGLIVVGALALAVVAGMALTHATVPDAMMWGWHDGMWNDGHMAGWGSWGWGMMLFGLLWMALLVAVPLGFIYWLGTRSQSNGHADDSALAVLQERYARGEIDDEEFDRRRARLTPDDGQ; encoded by the coding sequence ATGCAAGATCCAATTCAAGCACGCGGAATTCGTTCTCTGGGACTCATCGTCGTCGGAGCGCTGGCTCTGGCCGTCGTCGCCGGAATGGCGCTAACACACGCGACTGTCCCAGATGCAATGATGTGGGGCTGGCACGACGGCATGTGGAACGACGGCCACATGGCCGGATGGGGTAGCTGGGGCTGGGGGATGATGTTGTTCGGTCTCCTGTGGATGGCACTCCTCGTCGCCGTCCCCCTCGGTTTCATCTACTGGTTGGGGACGCGGTCGCAATCGAACGGCCACGCCGATGATAGCGCACTCGCCGTCCTCCAAGAGCGGTACGCCCGTGGCGAGATCGACGACGAGGAGTTCGACCGCCGTCGCGCCCGTCTCACACCAGATGATGGACAGTAG
- a CDS encoding universal stress protein — MYDRILLSTEGTVASEEAETHALELAAAHNAVLHVLYVVDEDVVTAYSGDEYVDEAEGPEHGLEEHGEQTLSELRHRAAETDVDVEMSMQHGRPAETIVNHADNCDADLLVLGTKRRPDEYRALLGSVTDRVLRLTTRPATVVKTEVSE, encoded by the coding sequence ATGTACGACCGAATTCTCCTGTCGACCGAAGGAACTGTCGCGTCTGAAGAGGCTGAAACGCACGCACTCGAGCTCGCAGCCGCTCACAACGCAGTCCTTCACGTGCTCTACGTCGTTGACGAGGATGTCGTGACTGCGTATAGCGGGGACGAATACGTCGACGAGGCCGAAGGCCCCGAACACGGTCTCGAAGAACACGGCGAGCAGACGCTTTCGGAACTCCGACATCGAGCCGCAGAGACCGATGTCGACGTCGAGATGTCGATGCAACATGGCCGCCCCGCTGAGACCATCGTGAATCACGCAGACAACTGTGACGCCGATCTCCTCGTGCTCGGTACCAAACGCCGGCCGGACGAATATCGTGCGTTGCTCGGAAGTGTCACTGACCGTGTCCTTCGGCTGACGACGCGTCCGGCAACCGTCGTGAAAACCGAAGTCAGCGAGTAG
- a CDS encoding permease produces the protein MVATMIDGISEALRIGVGFLWTAAWAIIMGLTITSLVQVYVSKERMAQVLGDGDLSGLTKATAFGAASSGCSFGAVAIGKGLFKKGAHAVNFLAFMFASTNLIVELGLMILILLGWEFLVAELLGGLILIAVMAVIVHLTLPENLFDEVRETLNERDHEAGVTEDPTCGMEGKDEYTLTTDGGETLKFCSEGCMETYRQEMSSRGGWRDELLSWGGWYKVGNQYRKEWSMIWKDVIAGFLISGFVIVFVPQWVWNTLFIQGDGLLVTAENAIMGVTIAVLSFVGSMGNVPFAVALWGGGVSFAGIIAFVYADLITIPVLNVYRKYYGWKIMLYILGVFFVTMAFTGFLMELLFDALNIVPDLAGGETATEQTYFELNYTFYLNLIAFALSGFLLYVYRRGLGAPGQYRDPVCGMRTDDSEPSATHDGETYYFCSQTCKETFEEDPDEYATGHPMVMEGHDH, from the coding sequence ATGGTAGCGACGATGATTGATGGCATCTCCGAAGCTCTACGTATCGGAGTGGGCTTCCTCTGGACGGCAGCGTGGGCGATCATCATGGGCCTCACGATCACGAGTCTCGTCCAGGTCTACGTCTCCAAGGAGCGGATGGCGCAGGTCCTCGGCGATGGCGATCTGAGCGGGCTCACCAAGGCGACTGCGTTCGGCGCGGCCAGTAGTGGCTGTAGTTTCGGCGCCGTCGCTATCGGGAAGGGCCTGTTCAAGAAGGGAGCGCACGCGGTGAACTTCCTCGCGTTCATGTTCGCGTCGACGAACCTCATCGTCGAACTCGGATTGATGATTCTGATTCTGCTCGGCTGGGAGTTCCTGGTCGCAGAGTTACTTGGCGGCCTCATCCTCATCGCCGTGATGGCCGTCATCGTTCATCTTACGCTTCCGGAGAACCTCTTCGATGAGGTGCGAGAGACGCTCAACGAGCGCGATCACGAGGCGGGCGTCACCGAGGATCCAACCTGCGGGATGGAAGGCAAAGACGAGTACACGCTTACGACTGACGGCGGTGAGACGCTCAAGTTCTGCTCGGAGGGCTGTATGGAGACCTACCGCCAGGAGATGTCGAGCCGCGGTGGGTGGCGTGACGAGTTACTGTCGTGGGGTGGCTGGTACAAAGTTGGGAACCAGTACCGCAAGGAGTGGTCGATGATCTGGAAGGACGTCATCGCCGGCTTCCTTATTTCCGGGTTCGTCATCGTCTTCGTGCCCCAGTGGGTCTGGAACACCCTGTTCATCCAGGGCGACGGGCTGCTCGTGACCGCCGAAAACGCGATTATGGGTGTCACCATCGCCGTCCTCAGTTTCGTTGGCAGTATGGGTAACGTCCCGTTCGCGGTCGCGTTGTGGGGCGGTGGAGTCAGCTTCGCCGGGATCATCGCGTTCGTCTACGCCGACCTCATCACGATTCCCGTGCTGAACGTCTACCGGAAATACTACGGCTGGAAGATTATGCTGTACATTCTCGGCGTCTTCTTCGTGACGATGGCGTTCACCGGCTTCCTCATGGAGCTGCTGTTCGACGCCCTCAACATCGTCCCTGATCTGGCGGGCGGCGAGACGGCGACCGAGCAAACGTACTTCGAGCTCAACTACACATTCTACCTCAACCTCATTGCGTTCGCGCTTTCCGGCTTTCTCCTGTACGTGTATCGTCGCGGCCTCGGTGCGCCTGGCCAGTACCGTGATCCCGTCTGTGGGATGCGAACTGACGACAGCGAGCCATCGGCGACCCACGACGGTGAGACATACTACTTCTGCTCGCAGACCTGTAAGGAGACCTTCGAGGAGGACCCCGACGAATACGCCACCGGGCATCCGATGGTGATGGAGGGACACGACCACTAA
- a CDS encoding SHOCT domain-containing protein, whose protein sequence is MPTNSDDTRLVTLLLVIIGAVFIVPLFFMGFGMMGFGPMMGGMWSGHMWGDGTMPGWMFIVGIVMQLLFLAALVGGGYLIYRAVTGDASDSDQALEELRLAYARGELTDEEYEQRREALERDT, encoded by the coding sequence ATGCCGACAAATTCAGACGATACGCGACTTGTTACGCTCCTCCTCGTTATCATCGGTGCCGTCTTCATCGTCCCGTTGTTCTTCATGGGCTTCGGGATGATGGGGTTCGGTCCGATGATGGGCGGGATGTGGAGCGGTCACATGTGGGGCGACGGGACGATGCCCGGCTGGATGTTCATCGTCGGTATTGTGATGCAGCTGCTGTTCCTCGCTGCCCTCGTCGGTGGTGGGTACCTCATCTATCGCGCAGTCACGGGAGATGCGAGTGACTCGGACCAAGCACTCGAAGAGCTTCGGCTTGCCTACGCTCGCGGGGAGCTGACTGACGAGGAATACGAACAGCGACGCGAAGCACTCGAACGAGATACCTGA
- a CDS encoding ArsR/SmtB family transcription factor yields the protein MSSSGTDHRLEDIAVRDTRVSDAIDEPMRAMILDILSEEALTATEVHGRLEDRGVDRTENTVRHHINELRDAGLVDVVRFEEGRGGTTKYYHANTIVLSYSLPESADDAVEEMIEAVQPQIRDSLDTLTEDHDDAIAEIVADMQPCEHCQTQKYETYVLLTVLRRAFVRAHRDS from the coding sequence ATGAGTAGTTCCGGTACCGACCACCGGCTTGAGGACATCGCGGTGCGAGACACCCGGGTTTCGGACGCCATCGACGAACCGATGCGGGCGATGATCCTCGATATCCTCTCCGAGGAGGCGCTGACCGCAACTGAGGTCCACGGCCGTTTGGAGGACCGCGGCGTCGACCGCACGGAGAACACGGTTCGTCATCACATCAACGAGTTACGGGATGCCGGTCTCGTCGACGTCGTCCGCTTCGAGGAAGGGCGCGGTGGGACGACGAAGTACTACCACGCGAATACGATCGTCCTCTCGTACTCGCTGCCAGAGTCAGCTGATGACGCTGTTGAGGAGATGATCGAGGCCGTTCAACCCCAGATCAGGGACTCACTCGATACTCTCACAGAAGACCACGACGACGCGATAGCGGAGATCGTCGCAGATATGCAGCCGTGTGAGCACTGTCAGACCCAGAAGTACGAAACCTACGTGCTCCTAACTGTCCTCCGCCGGGCGTTCGTTCGTGCGCACCGAGATTCTTGA
- a CDS encoding heavy-metal-associated domain-containing protein produces MSDTTQFRVLDFDCPTCASTVERALSNVDGVQHVEVHYATGRVEIEYDDSVADPDAFAQTIENQGYTPQPA; encoded by the coding sequence ATGAGCGACACAACCCAGTTCCGCGTCCTCGACTTCGACTGCCCGACCTGTGCGAGCACCGTCGAACGCGCCCTGTCGAACGTCGACGGTGTCCAGCACGTCGAGGTTCACTACGCGACCGGCCGCGTCGAAATCGAGTACGACGACAGCGTCGCTGACCCCGACGCCTTCGCACAGACCATCGAAAACCAGGGGTACACGCCGCAGCCCGCCTAA
- a CDS encoding heavy metal translocating P-type ATPase, protein MTKQSITQYYQKHRKAIVTATSGLLYGSGWSLGYLTSFEMASAAILVLATIVGGYDIAKTAYHEVTSRTLGIKTLVTLAAIGAIVIGEYWEAAAVVFLFSLGSYLEGRTMRKTRTALQELLEMTPDTATVRRDGELQEVPAREVEAGEVVVVKPGGKIPVDGEVVDGESAVNQAPVTGESAPVHKADGDEVYAGTVNQEGALEIRTTGAGSDTTLERIIRRVEEAQEAQSPTESLIDRFAKYYTPAVIVLAIGAYAVTQNAILSLTLLVIGCPGALVIGPPVSIVSAIGNAARSGVLMKGGEHLERAGKIDLVAFDKTGTLTKGETTVADIEGFGIAADDVLTLAATAEKKSEHHLADAIVDAARERPTAATDGGATVAQADETDAGSRSIPGPDDFDVVAGKGVIAHTKGTEVVVGNRALLEDRDINVPSRIADYVREREERGETVVHVVRDGDIIGAIALRDELRKAAPGVVTALQDVGIETVMLTGDNERTAAAVAEEVGIDEYRAELLPEDKQTVIEAYQADGHVVAMVGDGINDAPSLATADVGIAMGAAGTDTAIETADMALMADDLDRIPYAVKLSKATRWNVLENVGLAVLTVTVLLAGVLTSYVTLAAGMLVHEASVLAVILNGMRLLRH, encoded by the coding sequence ATGACCAAACAATCGATCACGCAGTACTACCAAAAACACCGGAAGGCAATCGTCACGGCGACGAGCGGCCTGCTGTACGGCAGTGGCTGGAGTCTGGGCTACCTCACGAGTTTCGAGATGGCAAGCGCCGCCATCCTCGTCCTGGCGACAATCGTGGGTGGCTACGACATCGCCAAGACCGCCTACCACGAGGTCACCAGCCGGACGCTCGGTATCAAGACGCTGGTGACGCTGGCCGCTATCGGTGCCATCGTCATCGGCGAGTACTGGGAGGCTGCCGCCGTCGTCTTCCTGTTCAGCCTCGGCAGCTACCTCGAGGGCCGGACCATGCGGAAGACCCGGACGGCCCTCCAGGAGCTGCTGGAGATGACGCCCGACACGGCCACCGTCCGTCGCGACGGGGAACTCCAAGAGGTTCCCGCCCGAGAGGTCGAAGCGGGCGAGGTCGTCGTCGTGAAGCCGGGCGGGAAGATTCCGGTCGATGGCGAGGTCGTCGACGGCGAAAGCGCCGTCAACCAGGCGCCGGTCACAGGCGAGAGCGCGCCCGTCCACAAGGCCGACGGCGACGAAGTCTACGCCGGGACGGTCAACCAGGAGGGCGCGCTAGAAATCCGGACGACGGGTGCGGGCTCGGACACGACTCTCGAACGTATCATCCGTCGCGTCGAGGAGGCCCAAGAGGCCCAGTCGCCCACGGAGAGTCTCATCGACCGGTTCGCGAAGTACTACACGCCGGCCGTCATCGTGCTGGCCATCGGTGCGTATGCAGTCACGCAGAATGCGATCCTGTCGCTGACGCTGTTGGTCATCGGCTGTCCGGGCGCGCTGGTCATCGGGCCACCGGTCAGCATCGTCTCGGCCATCGGCAACGCCGCCCGATCGGGCGTGCTGATGAAGGGCGGCGAACACCTCGAACGCGCCGGCAAAATCGACCTCGTCGCCTTCGACAAGACCGGGACCCTCACGAAAGGCGAAACCACCGTGGCCGATATCGAAGGTTTCGGTATCGCCGCCGACGACGTCCTCACGCTCGCGGCGACCGCCGAGAAGAAGAGCGAACACCACCTCGCCGACGCCATCGTCGACGCAGCCCGCGAGCGCCCGACTGCTGCGACGGACGGTGGGGCGACGGTCGCCCAGGCGGACGAGACGGACGCGGGGAGCAGGTCGATTCCCGGTCCGGACGATTTCGACGTGGTCGCTGGTAAGGGCGTTATCGCCCATACCAAGGGCACCGAAGTTGTTGTCGGCAATCGCGCACTGCTGGAGGACCGCGACATTAACGTCCCCAGTCGGATCGCCGACTACGTCCGCGAGCGTGAGGAGCGCGGCGAAACTGTCGTCCACGTCGTCCGGGACGGGGACATCATCGGCGCAATCGCACTGCGGGACGAGCTCCGGAAGGCAGCTCCTGGGGTCGTCACGGCGCTTCAGGACGTCGGCATCGAGACGGTGATGCTCACCGGCGACAACGAGCGGACGGCCGCCGCCGTCGCCGAGGAGGTCGGCATCGACGAGTACCGCGCCGAACTCCTCCCCGAGGACAAGCAGACAGTCATCGAGGCCTACCAAGCCGACGGCCACGTGGTCGCGATGGTCGGCGACGGCATCAACGACGCGCCGTCGCTGGCGACCGCCGACGTTGGCATCGCGATGGGTGCCGCCGGGACGGACACCGCCATCGAAACGGCAGACATGGCGTTGATGGCCGACGACCTCGACCGCATCCCCTACGCGGTCAAACTCAGCAAGGCGACGCGCTGGAACGTCCTCGAGAACGTCGGGCTCGCAGTGCTGACCGTGACCGTCCTGCTCGCGGGCGTGCTCACCAGCTACGTCACCCTCGCCGCGGGAATGTTGGTCCACGAGGCCAGCGTCCTCGCGGTCATCCTCAACGGGATGCGACTGCTTCGCCACTGA